A stretch of Antennarius striatus isolate MH-2024 chromosome 6, ASM4005453v1, whole genome shotgun sequence DNA encodes these proteins:
- the LOC137596927 gene encoding T-cell surface glycoprotein CD3 delta chain-like isoform X2 has protein sequence MTHRYHPTRIVSLSFIEPSGIGSGRNRASPLAPPAEENGQKMAAGNGVLPVSALKHLLPSSSRHRRVRPPPEENRHTEHCRATRTTATGTDAMRTHITSCLLLWTLTAAAVSRGDEITVKSATNGVDLSCSGGVLRSSRGDAVGHLTYRDDNSGEYTCEAESGGGASTGEGPKIYVKFRTCENCIHLDVATIAGLVVGNVVATVVMGVAVYLIASQNRPIKSHKKSSDKQLLVLNEGGGANNEPYQALQPKRDTYDFLSGKR, from the exons atgacacacagataccaccccacaagg ATCGTCTCGTTGAGTTTTATAGAACCATCTGGAATCGGATCGGGTCGGAACCGAGCGTCGCCATTGGCGCCACCTGCTGAGGAAAATGGCCAAAAAATGGCGGCAGGAAACGGCGTGCTTCCTGTCTCCGCCCTGAAGCACCTGCTTCCGTCTTCATCGAGACACAGAAGAGTACGGCCCCCCCCGGAGGAGAACCGCCACACGGAGCACTGCCGCGCCACGAGGACGACCGCCACCGGGACGGACGCCATGAGGACccacatcacttcctgtctgctgctctgGACGCTGACAG CCGCCGCCGTTAGCCGCGGAGACG AGATCACCGTCAAGAGCGCCACCAACGGCGTCGACTTGAGCTGCAGCGGCGGCGTCCTCCGGTCGTCACGCGGCGACGCCGTCGGTCACCTGACCTACCGCGACGACAACTCAGGTGAGTACACCTGTGAGGCCGAGAGCGGAGGCGGGGCTTCAACGGGGGAGGGGCCAAAGATCTACGTCAAGTTCCGCA cgtgTGAGAACTGCATACACCTGGATGTGGCGACCATCGCCGGATTGGTCGTCGGGAATGTGGTTGCCACGGTCGTGATGGGCGTGGCCGTTTACCTGATCGCCTCTCAGAACCGGCCAATCAAGTCCCACAAGAAAA GCTCCGACAAACAGCTGTTGGTCCTGAAtgaagggggcggagccaacaaCGAGCCCTATCAG GCGCTGCAGCCCAAACGCGACACGTACGACTTCCTGTCCGGCAAGAGATag
- the LOC137596959 gene encoding estrogen-related receptor gamma-like isoform X3, which produces MELKDFCLTDDFFSPERLLDSSSSTADEAHSPASFCGSSPFSPSFPLEATPTISPAPSSSSSYSLLGRASDSPTGYSSSCGSGGGGAPVLEAGRFVMSQTDSFSAQAPPFLRRDLLTSVGVGLPKRLCLVCGDLASGFHYGVASCEACKAFFKRTIQGNMEYSCPVTNQCEVTKRRRKACQACRFHKCLQAGMLREGVRMDRVRGGRQKYRKWAEPDPGPHARGPHAPAVSRNKVISHLLLTDPAPLAANQDDSTNDSSLQLLMTLSDLLNRELLLLIGWAKQIPAFSRLSLVDQMSLLQSGWMEALLLGVAWRSQGVAGEELVFTGNLRMGEAQCRAAGLAELYEGLRHLTARYWAMRLTPEEMVTLKAMALANADADPVDGPDAVQRFQDELQEALQEQEACGGERRRAGRLLMTLPLLRQTAHRAAQTLLRLHRRRRVPFHKLLLEMLDAKA; this is translated from the exons ATGGAGCTGAAGGACTTCTGTCTGACGGACGACTTCTTCAGTCCAGAGCG CCTGTTGGACTCCTCTTCATCGACCGCTGATGAAGCTCATTCGCCCGCCTCCTTCTGTGGCTCCTCCCCATTCAGTCCCTCCTTCCCCctggaggccacgcccaccatcagccccgccccctcctcttcctcctcgtacAGCCTCCTCGGTCGAGCGTCTGACTCCCCAACAGGATACAGTTCCAGCTGCGGAAGCGGCGGGGGCGGAGCTCCGGTGTTGGAGGCGGGGCgttttgtgatgtcacagaccgaTTCGTTTTCAGCGCAG GCGCCCCCCTTCCTGAGGCGCGACCTCCTGACCTCGGTGGGCGTCGGCCTGCCCAAGCGGCTGTGCCTGGTGTGCGGCGACCTCGCCTCTGGCTTCCATTACGGCGTGGCGTCCTGCGAGGCCTGCAAAGCCTTCTTCAAACGCACCATCCAAG GCAACATGGAGTACAGCTGTCCAGTGACCAATCAGTGTGAGGTCACCAAGCGGCGCCGGAAGGCATGTCAGGCGTGTCGCTTCCACAAGTGTCTGCAGGCCGGGATGCTCAGGGAGG GAGTACGAATGGACCGAGTGAGGGGGGGGCGGCAGAAGTACAGGAAGTGGGCGGAGCCGGACCCGGGCCCCCACGCCAGAGGCCCCCACGCCCCCGCCGTCAGCA GAAACAAGGTGATCTCCCACTTGCTGCTGACTGATCCCGCCCCTCTGGCGGCCAATCAGGACGATTCGACCAATGACAGCAGCCTCCAGCTCCTGATGACCCTGAGTGACCTCCTGAACCGAGAGCtgctgcttctgattggctgggccAAACAGATCCCAG CCTTCTCCAGGCTCTCATTGGTCGACCAGATGTCGCTGCTGCAGAGTGGCTGGATGGAGGCATTGCTGCTGGGCGTGGCTTGGCGGTCTCAGGGCGTGGCGGGGGAGGAGCTTGTGTTCACCGGGAACCTGAGGATGGGCGAGGCTCAGTGTCGAGCCGCCGGATTGGCCGAGCTGTACGAGGGGCTGAGACACCTGACGGCGAGGTACTGGGCGATGCGCCTGACTCCCGAGGAGATGGTGACCCTGAAGGCCATGGCGCTCGCCAACGCAG ACGCCGACCCGGTGGACGGCCCCGACGCGGTGCAGCGGTTCCAGGACGAGCTGCAGGAGGCGCTGCAGGAGCAGGAGGCGTGTGGCGGCGAGCGGCGGAGGGCGGGGCGTCTGCTGATGACCCTCCCCCTGCTGCGACAGACGGCCCACCGCGCCGCACAGACGCTCTTGAGGCtgcaccgccgccgccgcgtccCCTTCCACAAACTCCTGCTGGAGATGCTCGATGCCAAAGCCTGA
- the LOC137596959 gene encoding estrogen-related receptor gamma-like isoform X1 codes for MELKDFCLTDDFFSPERLLDSSSSTADEAHSPASFCGSSPFSPSFPLEATPTISPAPSSSSSYSLLGRASDSPTGYSSSCGSGGGGAPVLEAGRFVMSQTDSFSAQAPPFLRRDLLTSVGVGLPKRLCLVCGDLASGFHYGVASCEACKAFFKRTIQGNMEYSCPVTNQCEVTKRRRKACQACRFHKCLQAGMLREGVRMDRVRGGRQKYRKWAEPDPGPHARGPHAPAVSRNKVISHLLLTDPAPLAANQDDSTNDSSLQLLMTLSDLLNRELLLLIGWAKQIPAFSRLSLVDQMSLLQSGWMEALLLGVAWRSQGVAGEELVFTGNLRMGEAQCRAAGLAELYEGLRHLTARRRPGGRPRRGAAVPGRAAGGAAGAGGVWRRAAEGGASADDPPPAATDGPPRRTDALEAAPPPPRPLPQTPAGDARCQSLNHRKWVRRRASHANVSIHTSRQEGELQEVTRGHGLATTEPAPSRIRIRLHKHDVVVFLRELYNVTIATGHENGDR; via the exons ATGGAGCTGAAGGACTTCTGTCTGACGGACGACTTCTTCAGTCCAGAGCG CCTGTTGGACTCCTCTTCATCGACCGCTGATGAAGCTCATTCGCCCGCCTCCTTCTGTGGCTCCTCCCCATTCAGTCCCTCCTTCCCCctggaggccacgcccaccatcagccccgccccctcctcttcctcctcgtacAGCCTCCTCGGTCGAGCGTCTGACTCCCCAACAGGATACAGTTCCAGCTGCGGAAGCGGCGGGGGCGGAGCTCCGGTGTTGGAGGCGGGGCgttttgtgatgtcacagaccgaTTCGTTTTCAGCGCAG GCGCCCCCCTTCCTGAGGCGCGACCTCCTGACCTCGGTGGGCGTCGGCCTGCCCAAGCGGCTGTGCCTGGTGTGCGGCGACCTCGCCTCTGGCTTCCATTACGGCGTGGCGTCCTGCGAGGCCTGCAAAGCCTTCTTCAAACGCACCATCCAAG GCAACATGGAGTACAGCTGTCCAGTGACCAATCAGTGTGAGGTCACCAAGCGGCGCCGGAAGGCATGTCAGGCGTGTCGCTTCCACAAGTGTCTGCAGGCCGGGATGCTCAGGGAGG GAGTACGAATGGACCGAGTGAGGGGGGGGCGGCAGAAGTACAGGAAGTGGGCGGAGCCGGACCCGGGCCCCCACGCCAGAGGCCCCCACGCCCCCGCCGTCAGCA GAAACAAGGTGATCTCCCACTTGCTGCTGACTGATCCCGCCCCTCTGGCGGCCAATCAGGACGATTCGACCAATGACAGCAGCCTCCAGCTCCTGATGACCCTGAGTGACCTCCTGAACCGAGAGCtgctgcttctgattggctgggccAAACAGATCCCAG CCTTCTCCAGGCTCTCATTGGTCGACCAGATGTCGCTGCTGCAGAGTGGCTGGATGGAGGCATTGCTGCTGGGCGTGGCTTGGCGGTCTCAGGGCGTGGCGGGGGAGGAGCTTGTGTTCACCGGGAACCTGAGGATGGGCGAGGCTCAGTGTCGAGCCGCCGGATTGGCCGAGCTGTACGAGGGGCTGAGACACCTGACGGCGAG ACGCCGACCCGGTGGACGGCCCCGACGCGGTGCAGCGGTTCCAGGACGAGCTGCAGGAGGCGCTGCAGGAGCAGGAGGCGTGTGGCGGCGAGCGGCGGAGGGCGGGGCGTCTGCTGATGACCCTCCCCCTGCTGCGACAGACGGCCCACCGCGCCGCACAGACGCTCTTGAGGCtgcaccgccgccgccgcgtccCCTTCCACAAACTCCTGCTGGAGATGCTCGATGCCAAAGCCTGAACCACAGGAAGTGGGTGCGGCGCCGCGCTAGCCACGCTAATGTTAGCATCCACACCTccagacaggaaggagaacTCCAGGAGGTCACGAGAGGTCATGGACTGGCGACCACAGAACCGGCGCCATCTCGGATCAGAATCCGACTTCATAAACacgatgttgttgtttttttacgtgAACTTTACAacgttaccatagcaacaggaCATGAAAACGGGGAtagataa
- the LOC137596959 gene encoding estrogen-related receptor gamma-like isoform X2 — protein MELKDFCLTDDFFSPERLLDSSSSTADEAHSPASFCGSSPFSPSFPLEATPTISPAPSSSSSYSLLGRASDSPTGYSSSCGSGGGGAPVLEAGRFVMSQTDSFSAQAPPFLRRDLLTSVGVGLPKRLCLVCGDLASGFHYGVASCEACKAFFKRTIQGNMEYSCPVTNQCEVTKRRRKACQACRFHKCLQAGMLREGVRMDRVRGGRQKYRKWAEPDPGPHARGPHAPAVSSESPPLPPFFSSRLHFLTVSRLLGNKVISHLLLTDPAPLAANQDDSTNDSSLQLLMTLSDLLNRELLLLIGWAKQIPAFSRLSLVDQMSLLQSGWMEALLLGVAWRSQGVAGEELVFTGNLRMGEAQCRAAGLAELYEGLRHLTARYWAMRLTPEEMVTLKAMALANADADPVDGPDAVQRFQDELQEALQEQEACGGERRRAGRLLMTLPLLRQTAHRAAQTLLRLHRRRRVPFHKLLLEMLDAKA, from the exons ATGGAGCTGAAGGACTTCTGTCTGACGGACGACTTCTTCAGTCCAGAGCG CCTGTTGGACTCCTCTTCATCGACCGCTGATGAAGCTCATTCGCCCGCCTCCTTCTGTGGCTCCTCCCCATTCAGTCCCTCCTTCCCCctggaggccacgcccaccatcagccccgccccctcctcttcctcctcgtacAGCCTCCTCGGTCGAGCGTCTGACTCCCCAACAGGATACAGTTCCAGCTGCGGAAGCGGCGGGGGCGGAGCTCCGGTGTTGGAGGCGGGGCgttttgtgatgtcacagaccgaTTCGTTTTCAGCGCAG GCGCCCCCCTTCCTGAGGCGCGACCTCCTGACCTCGGTGGGCGTCGGCCTGCCCAAGCGGCTGTGCCTGGTGTGCGGCGACCTCGCCTCTGGCTTCCATTACGGCGTGGCGTCCTGCGAGGCCTGCAAAGCCTTCTTCAAACGCACCATCCAAG GCAACATGGAGTACAGCTGTCCAGTGACCAATCAGTGTGAGGTCACCAAGCGGCGCCGGAAGGCATGTCAGGCGTGTCGCTTCCACAAGTGTCTGCAGGCCGGGATGCTCAGGGAGG GAGTACGAATGGACCGAGTGAGGGGGGGGCGGCAGAAGTACAGGAAGTGGGCGGAGCCGGACCCGGGCCCCCACGCCAGAGGCCCCCACGCCCCCGCCGTCAGCAGTGagtcccccccccttcctcctttcttttcatccCGTCTTCATTTCCTAACCGTCTCCCGTCTCCTAGGAAACAAGGTGATCTCCCACTTGCTGCTGACTGATCCCGCCCCTCTGGCGGCCAATCAGGACGATTCGACCAATGACAGCAGCCTCCAGCTCCTGATGACCCTGAGTGACCTCCTGAACCGAGAGCtgctgcttctgattggctgggccAAACAGATCCCAG CCTTCTCCAGGCTCTCATTGGTCGACCAGATGTCGCTGCTGCAGAGTGGCTGGATGGAGGCATTGCTGCTGGGCGTGGCTTGGCGGTCTCAGGGCGTGGCGGGGGAGGAGCTTGTGTTCACCGGGAACCTGAGGATGGGCGAGGCTCAGTGTCGAGCCGCCGGATTGGCCGAGCTGTACGAGGGGCTGAGACACCTGACGGCGAGGTACTGGGCGATGCGCCTGACTCCCGAGGAGATGGTGACCCTGAAGGCCATGGCGCTCGCCAACGCAG ACGCCGACCCGGTGGACGGCCCCGACGCGGTGCAGCGGTTCCAGGACGAGCTGCAGGAGGCGCTGCAGGAGCAGGAGGCGTGTGGCGGCGAGCGGCGGAGGGCGGGGCGTCTGCTGATGACCCTCCCCCTGCTGCGACAGACGGCCCACCGCGCCGCACAGACGCTCTTGAGGCtgcaccgccgccgccgcgtccCCTTCCACAAACTCCTGCTGGAGATGCTCGATGCCAAAGCCTGA
- the LOC137596927 gene encoding uncharacterized protein isoform X1: MFLKTLSWFRRRCARRCAINPLPVRSNRHTAVAPPPERRRFNSIQKLRTWFLVSQIVSLSFIEPSGIGSGRNRASPLAPPAEENGQKMAAGNGVLPVSALKHLLPSSSRHRRVRPPPEENRHTEHCRATRTTATGTDAMRTHITSCLLLWTLTAAAVSRGDEITVKSATNGVDLSCSGGVLRSSRGDAVGHLTYRDDNSACENCIHLDVATIAGLVVGNVVATVVMGVAVYLIASQNRPIKSHKKSSDKQLLVLNEGGGANNEPYQALQPKRDTYDFLSGKR; encoded by the exons ATGTTTCTAAAAACTTTATCATGGTTCAGACGGCGTTGCGCTCGCAGGTGTGCGATCAACCCGCTTCCTGTTCGCTCAAACCGCCACACAGctgtggctccgcctcctgagcGCCGCCGATTCAATTCCATCCAAAAGCTGCGGACCTGGTTTCTGGTTTCTCAGATCGTCTCGTTGAGTTTTATAGAACCATCTGGAATCGGATCGGGTCGGAACCGAGCGTCGCCATTGGCGCCACCTGCTGAGGAAAATGGCCAAAAAATGGCGGCAGGAAACGGCGTGCTTCCTGTCTCCGCCCTGAAGCACCTGCTTCCGTCTTCATCGAGACACAGAAGAGTACGGCCCCCCCCGGAGGAGAACCGCCACACGGAGCACTGCCGCGCCACGAGGACGACCGCCACCGGGACGGACGCCATGAGGACccacatcacttcctgtctgctgctctgGACGCTGACAG CCGCCGCCGTTAGCCGCGGAGACG AGATCACCGTCAAGAGCGCCACCAACGGCGTCGACTTGAGCTGCAGCGGCGGCGTCCTCCGGTCGTCACGCGGCGACGCCGTCGGTCACCTGACCTACCGCGACGACAACTCAG cgtgTGAGAACTGCATACACCTGGATGTGGCGACCATCGCCGGATTGGTCGTCGGGAATGTGGTTGCCACGGTCGTGATGGGCGTGGCCGTTTACCTGATCGCCTCTCAGAACCGGCCAATCAAGTCCCACAAGAAAA GCTCCGACAAACAGCTGTTGGTCCTGAAtgaagggggcggagccaacaaCGAGCCCTATCAG GCGCTGCAGCCCAAACGCGACACGTACGACTTCCTGTCCGGCAAGAGATag